One genomic region from Amycolatopsis sp. FBCC-B4732 encodes:
- a CDS encoding winged helix DNA-binding domain-containing protein, translating to METLSRRALNRATLERQLLLRRAKMSAFEAVEHLAGLQAQAPFPPYYALWPRLHGFRPADLASLLESRQVVRIALMRGTVHLVTAADALAWRPVVQVLYERDLKSNTQHAAPLAGLDHTEVAAAARELLARSPLSSTALGAELARRWDAPAASLTHLARGRLPLVQTPPRAIWGKAGQTTYACLEEWVGSPLSPPSPASLISRYLRAFGPASVADVQTWAGITRLGEVAASMDLRRYRDPDGRELLDLPELSVPDPDVPAPPRLLGPFDQTILSYADRTRVVSDDYRKRVITQNGLVKGTLLVGGYVRGFWEIKTAKKAAVVELTPFEKLPKRDLAALESAAGQLMSWAEPAAETQEVRVLAAA from the coding sequence GTGGAGACCTTGAGCCGACGGGCCCTGAACCGGGCGACGCTGGAGCGCCAGCTGCTGCTCCGCCGCGCGAAGATGTCCGCTTTCGAGGCGGTGGAGCACCTGGCCGGGCTCCAGGCGCAGGCGCCGTTCCCGCCGTACTACGCGCTGTGGCCGCGGCTGCACGGTTTCCGGCCGGCGGATCTGGCCTCGCTGCTTGAGAGCAGGCAGGTGGTCCGGATCGCGCTGATGCGCGGCACGGTCCACCTGGTGACGGCGGCGGACGCGCTGGCGTGGCGCCCGGTGGTCCAGGTGCTGTACGAGCGCGACCTGAAGTCGAACACCCAGCACGCGGCTCCGCTGGCCGGGCTGGACCACACCGAGGTCGCCGCGGCAGCGCGTGAACTGCTCGCGCGCTCGCCGCTGTCGAGCACGGCCCTGGGCGCGGAGCTCGCGCGGCGGTGGGACGCGCCCGCGGCGTCGCTGACCCACCTGGCACGGGGGCGGCTGCCGCTGGTGCAGACCCCGCCGCGCGCGATCTGGGGCAAGGCCGGGCAGACGACGTACGCGTGCTTGGAGGAGTGGGTGGGCTCGCCGCTCTCACCGCCTTCGCCGGCTTCGCTGATCTCGCGCTACCTGCGCGCGTTCGGCCCGGCGTCGGTGGCGGACGTCCAGACGTGGGCGGGCATCACGCGCCTCGGCGAGGTGGCGGCGTCGATGGACCTGCGGCGCTACCGCGATCCGGACGGCCGGGAGCTGCTCGACCTGCCGGAGCTGTCGGTGCCGGACCCCGACGTGCCGGCGCCGCCGCGGCTGCTGGGGCCGTTCGACCAGACGATCCTGTCGTACGCGGACCGGACGCGGGTGGTTTCGGACGACTACCGCAAGCGGGTGATCACGCAGAACGGGCTGGTGAAGGGGACCTTGCTGGTGGGCGGGTACGTCCGCGGGTTCTGGGAGATCAAGACGGCGAAGAAGGCGGCGGTCGTGGAGCTGACGCCGTTCGAGAAGCTGCCGAAGCGCGACTTGGCGGCGTTGGAGAGCGCGGCCGGGCAGCTGATGAGCTGGGCCGAGCCGGCCGCGGAGACCCAGGAGGTCAGGGTGCTGGCCGCAGCGTGA
- the paaK gene encoding phenylacetate--CoA ligase PaaK, with protein sequence MIEANIGADELAALQLERLQWTLRHAYANVPAYTRKFDAAGVHPDDCKELADLAKFPFTTKQDLRENYPFGMFAVPQADVRRIHASSGTTGKATVVGYTERDIDTWATVMARSIHAAGGRPGHKVHVAYGYGLFTGGLGAHYGAEKLGCTVIPASGGMTARQVQLITDFRPEIIMVTPSYMLTLLDEFERQGVDPRSSSLKVGIFGAEPWTEQMRAEIEERFALDAVDIYGLSEVMGPGVAQECVETKDGLHIWEDHFYPEVIDPYSEEVLGSGETGELLFTSLTKQALPIIRYRTRDLTALRPGTARPAFRRMDKVTGRTDDLIILRGVNVFPTQIEEIVLRTEGLSPHFQLVRSTRGRLDHLTVLVEARHDAPGALREAAAAALVSGVKDGVGVTVSVDVVDPDTLERSMGKMRRIVDQRETP encoded by the coding sequence ATGATCGAGGCGAACATCGGCGCGGACGAACTGGCCGCCCTCCAGCTGGAACGTCTGCAGTGGACGCTCAGGCACGCCTACGCGAACGTGCCCGCCTACACGCGGAAGTTCGACGCCGCCGGCGTGCACCCCGACGACTGCAAGGAGCTCGCCGACCTGGCGAAGTTCCCGTTCACGACCAAGCAGGACCTGCGCGAGAACTACCCCTTCGGGATGTTCGCGGTGCCGCAGGCCGACGTCCGGCGCATCCACGCCTCCAGCGGCACCACCGGCAAGGCCACCGTCGTCGGCTACACCGAGCGGGACATCGACACCTGGGCGACGGTGATGGCCCGGTCGATCCACGCCGCGGGCGGGCGGCCCGGGCACAAGGTGCACGTCGCCTACGGCTATGGCCTGTTCACCGGCGGGCTCGGCGCGCACTACGGCGCGGAGAAGCTGGGCTGCACGGTGATCCCGGCGTCGGGCGGCATGACCGCGCGGCAGGTGCAGCTGATCACCGACTTCCGGCCCGAGATCATCATGGTCACGCCGTCGTACATGCTGACGCTGCTCGACGAGTTCGAGCGCCAGGGCGTCGACCCGCGTTCTTCTTCGCTGAAGGTGGGCATCTTCGGCGCCGAGCCGTGGACCGAGCAGATGCGCGCGGAGATCGAGGAGCGGTTCGCGCTCGACGCCGTCGACATCTACGGGCTGTCGGAGGTGATGGGGCCGGGCGTCGCGCAGGAGTGCGTCGAGACGAAGGACGGCCTGCACATCTGGGAGGACCACTTCTACCCCGAGGTGATCGACCCGTACTCCGAAGAAGTCCTGGGCAGCGGGGAAACCGGCGAGCTGCTGTTCACGTCGCTGACCAAGCAGGCGCTGCCGATCATCCGCTACCGCACCCGCGACCTCACGGCGTTGCGCCCCGGCACCGCGCGCCCGGCGTTCCGGCGGATGGACAAGGTGACCGGCCGCACCGACGACCTGATCATCCTGCGCGGGGTCAACGTCTTCCCGACGCAGATCGAGGAGATCGTGCTGCGGACCGAAGGGCTGAGCCCGCACTTCCAGCTCGTCCGGTCCACGCGCGGACGGCTCGACCACCTGACCGTGCTGGTCGAGGCGCGCCACGACGCTCCGGGCGCCCTGCGGGAAGCGGCGGCTGCCGCGCTGGTGAGCGGGGTGAAGGACGGCGTCGGGGTGACCGTGTCGGTGGACGTCGTCGACCCGGACACCCTCGAGCGGTCGATGGGCAAGATGCGGCGGATCGTCGACCAGCGGGAGACGCCGTGA
- a CDS encoding TetR/AcrR family transcriptional regulator has product MTSGTRPRRRRLEPAERRAEILAAARRLFGAGSYASVSTSDIAEAAGVARPLINHYFGGKRELYLEVVRQLMIVPAPVTEALPDTTMEQRLAIGVERWIEVVDRNRDAWLTVIGPESAGRDPEIERIMLEADEIAADRVLEAALMTGVTEGREELRAMIRSFGGMLRAASREWLIRGTLDRAALRTFLTDSILNLLKLTYPAVLAERRGSDGRTPPASSRSSA; this is encoded by the coding sequence ATGACCAGTGGCACCCGGCCGCGGCGCCGCCGCCTCGAACCGGCCGAGCGGCGGGCGGAGATCCTCGCCGCCGCGCGGCGCCTGTTCGGGGCGGGCAGCTACGCGTCGGTGTCCACTTCGGACATCGCCGAGGCCGCCGGGGTGGCGCGCCCGCTGATCAACCACTACTTCGGCGGGAAGCGCGAGCTCTACCTGGAAGTCGTGCGGCAGCTGATGATCGTGCCCGCGCCGGTCACCGAAGCGCTGCCGGACACCACGATGGAGCAGCGGCTGGCGATCGGCGTCGAGCGCTGGATCGAAGTCGTGGACCGCAACCGCGACGCGTGGCTGACCGTCATCGGGCCCGAGTCGGCCGGGCGCGACCCCGAAATCGAGCGGATCATGCTGGAGGCCGACGAAATCGCCGCCGACCGCGTCCTGGAGGCCGCACTGATGACCGGCGTGACCGAAGGCCGCGAAGAGCTGCGCGCGATGATCCGGTCGTTCGGCGGGATGCTGCGGGCGGCGTCGCGCGAGTGGCTGATCCGCGGCACGCTCGACCGCGCGGCCCTGCGCACCTTCCTCACCGACTCGATCCTGAACCTGCTGAAGCTGACCTACCCGGCGGTGCTTGCCGAGCGGCGCGGAAGCGACGGGCGAACGCCGCCGGCGTCATCCCGGTCCAGCGCTTGA
- a CDS encoding TetR/AcrR family transcriptional regulator, whose translation MTAPRRGRPGYDLESLLQVAVKLFNERGYDGTSMEDLSRKLGITKSAIYHHVPSKEELLRLSVDRALDGLFEVAASTDRLDGPAIDRLEHLVRGSVLVLADRLPFVTLLLRVRGNTKVERAALTRRREFDRLVTDLVKQAAAEGDLRPDVDPAVTARLVFGMVNSLIEWYRPRRGSSAEEVADAVCKVAFEGLRTGS comes from the coding sequence GTGACCGCGCCCCGCCGCGGGCGCCCCGGCTACGACCTCGAATCGCTGCTGCAGGTGGCGGTGAAGCTGTTCAACGAGCGCGGCTACGACGGCACGAGCATGGAGGACCTCTCCCGCAAGCTCGGCATCACGAAGTCGGCGATCTACCACCACGTGCCCAGCAAGGAAGAACTGCTGCGGCTGTCGGTGGACCGGGCGCTGGACGGGCTGTTCGAGGTGGCGGCGTCGACCGACCGGCTCGACGGCCCCGCGATCGACCGGCTGGAGCACCTGGTCCGCGGCAGCGTCCTGGTCCTCGCCGACCGGCTCCCGTTCGTCACGCTGCTGCTGCGCGTGCGCGGCAACACGAAAGTGGAGCGCGCCGCGCTCACCCGCCGGCGCGAGTTCGACCGCCTGGTGACCGACCTGGTGAAGCAGGCGGCGGCGGAGGGCGACCTCCGCCCGGACGTCGACCCGGCGGTGACCGCGCGGCTGGTCTTCGGCATGGTGAACTCGCTGATCGAGTGGTACCGCCCCCGGCGCGGCTCGTCGGCGGAGGAAGTCGCGGACGCGGTCTGCAAGGTGGCGTTCGAGGGCCTGCGCACCGGCTCGTGA
- a CDS encoding barstar family protein, with amino-acid sequence MRCLLRLDIAEWFPRGGRHADLVLREPLHDPPAPAARPIGGCGRLDPGREEPWGRARPGRMAGGYFGRNLDALADCLRGGSGATAPFTVVGPEVPRVREVLEAAGVTLRPAP; translated from the coding sequence GTGCGCTGCCTGCTCCGGCTCGACATCGCCGAGTGGTTTCCGCGCGGTGGCCGCCACGCGGACCTCGTGCTGCGCGAGCCGCTCCACGACCCGCCCGCGCCGGCCGCGCGGCCGATCGGGGGCTGTGGCCGGCTGGACCCCGGCCGCGAAGAACCTTGGGGCCGGGCACGACCGGGTCGAATGGCCGGTGGGTACTTCGGCCGGAACCTCGACGCGCTCGCCGACTGCCTGAGAGGCGGTTCCGGTGCGACCGCCCCGTTCACCGTCGTGGGCCCCGAGGTGCCGCGGGTCCGCGAAGTGCTCGAAGCCGCCGGCGTCACGCTGCGGCCAGCACCCTGA
- a CDS encoding AraC family transcriptional regulator → MAELAAPAVGDWDFPRGTASIELMTRFAAERGLPAEKLLAATTLSPELLTDAGVQVDARQELAVVRALSELDGSDATALELGSRYRVTTFGIFGFACISSPTLRDAMLFALRYFDLSFAFCIPRVTLESDRLTLELDDTRVPADVARFLVLRDLAAIFTVMRDLLPEIALDDLSFRHEQPGVPDAYLTTFGLRPRFDAGACRATLDPELLMLPLPQANDQTVALCAAQCEALVTRRRQRSGISQQVRERLVRLGGVDAGMDEIARQLTLSTRTLRRRLTEAGTSYRALVDEVRHTLAEELLDTGVLSVEDVAYRLGYAEASSFIYAFKRWTGMTPAAFARRFRAARQAPPGRSASAGSGSSR, encoded by the coding sequence ATGGCCGAGCTCGCCGCGCCCGCCGTCGGGGACTGGGACTTCCCGCGCGGCACCGCGAGCATCGAACTGATGACCCGCTTCGCCGCCGAACGCGGCCTGCCCGCCGAAAAGCTGCTCGCCGCCACGACGCTGTCGCCGGAGCTGCTCACCGACGCCGGCGTCCAGGTCGACGCCCGCCAGGAACTCGCCGTCGTCCGGGCACTGAGCGAACTGGACGGTTCGGACGCGACGGCGCTGGAGCTCGGCAGCCGCTACCGCGTCACCACCTTCGGCATCTTCGGCTTCGCCTGCATCAGCAGCCCGACGCTGCGCGACGCGATGCTGTTCGCGCTGCGCTACTTCGACCTCAGCTTCGCCTTCTGCATCCCGCGCGTCACGCTCGAAAGCGACCGCCTGACGCTCGAGCTCGACGACACCCGCGTCCCCGCCGACGTCGCCCGGTTCCTGGTGCTGCGCGACCTGGCCGCCATCTTCACCGTGATGCGCGACCTGCTGCCGGAGATCGCGCTGGACGACCTGAGCTTCCGGCACGAGCAGCCCGGGGTACCGGACGCCTACCTGACGACGTTCGGGCTGCGTCCCCGCTTCGACGCCGGCGCTTGCCGCGCGACGCTCGACCCCGAGCTGCTGATGCTCCCGCTGCCGCAGGCCAACGACCAGACCGTCGCCCTGTGCGCCGCGCAGTGCGAAGCGCTCGTCACGCGGCGGCGGCAGCGCTCGGGCATCTCGCAGCAGGTCCGGGAACGGCTGGTCCGCCTGGGCGGGGTCGACGCGGGGATGGACGAGATCGCCCGCCAGCTCACCCTCAGCACGCGCACGCTGCGCCGTCGGCTCACCGAAGCGGGCACGAGCTACCGGGCACTCGTCGACGAAGTCCGCCACACGCTGGCCGAAGAGCTGCTCGACACCGGCGTGCTGTCGGTCGAGGACGTCGCCTACCGGCTCGGGTACGCGGAGGCGTCGAGCTTCATCTACGCGTTCAAGCGCTGGACCGGGATGACGCCGGCGGCGTTCGCCCGTCGCTTCCGCGCCGCTCGGCAAGCACCGCCGGGTAGGTCAGCTTCAGCAGGTTCAGGATCGAGTCGGTGA